A single Salvelinus fontinalis isolate EN_2023a unplaced genomic scaffold, ASM2944872v1 scaffold_0037, whole genome shotgun sequence DNA region contains:
- the LOC129842401 gene encoding protein PERCC1-like translates to MAAGVIRTFRLSATPSCYLPMILQHSLMDEEEEEGEEAFSTPAPCSSDLTNQLLRFADTISRDVMRYFGSRHDDPDACDIYSDNDRIATATSGRRRYYDDLVRTATGSSESVSRADSRQGPCVSVAGGGGSLGPLAELFVCRIGPSQGPCRPMNMRHLPLSFWNEPIPCLAVGTLVSADNTRTRHNTHSHDNTPSHDNTHTHPDFSDLLAYWDPNPDLTLTDL, encoded by the exons ATGGCAGCGGGTGTCATCAGAACCTTCCGTCTCTCGGCCACTCCTTCCTGCTATCTACCCATGATCCTCCAACATTCCCTcatggatgaggaggaggaggaaggg gaggaagcttTCTCAACCCCCGCCCCTTGCTCGTCAGAtctgaccaatcagctgcttcgGTTCGCTGACACCATCAGCCGGGACGTCATGCGGTATTTTGGCTCTCGCCACGACGACCCGGACGCCTGCGACATCTACAGCGACAATGACCGCATCGCCACGGCAACAAGCGGACGACGGCGTTACTACGATGACCTGGTTAGGACGGCAACGGGAAGCTCCGAGTCTGTGTCTAGGGCCGACAGTCGCCAAGGACCGTGTGTTTCTGTTGCCGGGGGCGGCGGAAGTCTGGGTCCGCTGGCTGAGTTGTTTGTCTGTCGGATCGGGCCGAGCCAGGGACCATGTCGTCCAATGAACATGAGACACCTCCCTCTCAGCTTCTGGAACGAGCCAATCCCCTGCCTCGCTGTGGGCACGCTCGTTAGCGCTGACAATACACGCACGCGCCACAATACGCACTCGCACGACAATACGCCCTCGCAcgacaacacgcacacacacccggaCTTCAGTGACCTGCTTGCTTACTGGGACCCCAATCCTGACCTGACActcaccgacctc